The Vanessa atalanta chromosome 18, ilVanAtal1.2, whole genome shotgun sequence DNA window AATGGTTTAATGGCCGTCTAACGATGTAAAAATCGCTGGATCCTGATCCTACTACTTCGGGGTATTACTActattctttgaaaaaaaatctaatcaaaatcgattcagtTGTTTAACCGTGAAAGTGTAACAGACAGattgacagagttactttcacatttgtaatattagtacagatatagCTCACTTCTTGTTGCAGAGTCAATAAGAAGCCTACAGAGTCAACATTTAGATGCACCGAAAATACCGAAAGTATACTGGGAGGACATTGGTGGCTTAGAGAAACTCAAGAAAGAATTGTTGAAGACAATAGAATTTCCAATTAAATTTCCtcatctatttaaaaattcgTCACTAAAAAGATCTGGTATGTAATTTGCAaagattataaacatatatttccaCATTTATGCCTGAACAATAGGgttgaaataaatctttaaaatctttATGACTAATTCAATGGATGTGGGATGTAGTCTATAAGTAATAATAGAACCCAATACAGAAAGAGTTATCAAAAttagcttataaataattagtttttgccTGTGGATTGATGTTTAGACTAAATAAGagccttattttttaaaataaattaaaaataatttattataaaccattatctataaatatttcttattatgtattaGATTTCTTATTTTTTCGACTTTTAGGTATTTTACTCTATGGACCGCCAGGTTGTGGGAAAACATTAGTAGCAAAGGCAGTCAGCACTGAATTGAATGTGAGCTTTATGAGCGTAAAGGGCCCGGAGTTGCTTAACATGTATATTGGACAATCTGAAGAAAATGTTAGAAAAGGTATCTTTCcctattcatataatattagtagatgtTGGTCCTGCACATGACATGTAATGAGTATAAAATGAAGTACAGTTTAGTCTACTAATTGTATTCTTGTTGATAGTTTTTGAAGCGGCGCGTGCATCTTCGCCATGCATAGTGTTCCTGGACGAGTTGGACGCACTGGCCCCCCGGCGGGGTGCAGCGGGGGACTCAGGAGGGGCCAGCGACAGAGTTGTTAGTCAACTTCTCGCTGAAGTAGATGGTGTTGCCAGTGGGGAaggtattgataataatatggcaagaatatacttttttaaaactttaatttatttttttacatattgttcatttttatattgtccAAAGCCAACACTTTGaacaataacattatcaaaGACGGAAGGTATACAAAATTGAATTGAACTATTTCTACAGATTTATATTGCatcttaatattgttttcacaTAATATGAATTGTCTATTTATAGACGCAGAAACgtcaaattttgtatttataatgggAGCTACAAACAGACCAGATTTGTTAGAACAGTCGCTGCTACGTCCCGGACGTCTCGACAAACTCATATATGTTGGTCCATACACGGGCTTAAGAGAAAAGACGTCTGTTCTACAAGCACTGTGTAgaaggtaaattaattattttataacatttaaaaaaatgatctaagtctaaaaagtaacaaattcggtactctatttttttaataacataaatctaTTTCCAAGCACTTAAAAAAGTTACAGGAAAATATTGCGTTTAAAAAATTCaacttaaactatttttacagttataaaTTAAGGCCCGAAGTGAATCTGGAAGACGTAGCTGAGGCGTTGCCAGCACGTTGCACGGGTGCAGACCTAATGCAAGTAGTGTCCACTGCGCGATCCGCAGCTGTGCGTGGACTTGTAGATAAATTAAACAGTGGTATGTCTTGTATTAGTAAACATTCGTTTGCAGCTATCTTATATTCGGTAAAGCTCCGTGGTCAAAACatgtaatttcatttcaaaatcagGTGCTACAATTAGGCAAACTGaatgtaaattttcatttcatcacaattttaattaagtatgtcATTGATCTCTTTTCAGGGCACGTCAAAGAAAGTGAATTAAGCAGTGATTCAGTAATAATAGGCGTATCTGAGCTTTGGCATGGAGTAGAATCATTTAGACCATCTGTTACTGAAGAAGAATTAGCTTATTATGAGTCTCTACAGTCAcaaatgtaacatttatatataaaaaaaaaccgaaaccaaaaaattaaaagtattgtgtcattaaataaagatttcttCCAAGCTATCGATATAAAAGGGTAATCATGTAATATAGCTAGAACTGAGGTAAATGTGGTGGCTGTTCTTTTAgtcagataaaattaataaaattaattcaatatataaacccgaattttatttcaaaatcttcAAACATCCTATTAATTCAACAAATGATTTATAACAAGGCCTATCATTATTTCGCAACATTcaatgtattaaaaacttttttgataGCTATTGTCATATGACATGTAACGTGTACGCAaagaaattgcttttaaaaatatactttatttcatagatatttatatcataattgttaattataaaatataacaactaataaacacaatacaatgaattatgtatattatttcgcgaaaaaatattccatagaaaatgtgtatattatttttattgaaataaaacattaatatataattaagagtgtcaaaattgtgtaaaatattaatctaaattataataaaatgtttgttaacacctcgtataaaaaataaaatgttttggctcacatgtgtataatattaaatattttatcgtctGTATCTCGGTAcggttttaaaattcaataaattatctgTGTACGCGTCTATAATCTCTTTTCGTTTTCAAGATGGTGAGTAATCATACTAGACTACGaatattatagaattttattaattaaactgtcCTCAGAGGCCGTATCAATGTACCAATAAGTTTAAAATCAATCAAGTATTTAGTGTTCGTTGTAGTGACCTGTACTTTATAAAACAACTCTATATCAAATAAACCTCGTGGCCTCAGTATGTCATATCTacgacttattttaattttagccgCCCAAGAAGGACGCGAAATCCTCGGCAAAGCAGCCCCAGAAGACCCAGAAGAAGAAGGAAGGGTCCAGTGGTGGCAAAGCCAAGAAGAAGGTAAGAATAACAATATGTCAATGTTGAGGTTATGTGAAAATGCGATCCTTCCAACTTCAACATAACCAACACGCTTTAGtgtaaaacaaatgattataatatttattcttgaaACATGTGAGAGTTAAAtttaactgatatattgagTCTGATGTTTTAATTCGTTAGTTGTTTGATGATAATCATGTGAGCAGtgtggtaaaaaatatttttatatttgtagaaGTGGTCCAAAGGAAAAGTACGTGACAAGTTAAACAACCAAGTGTTGTTTGACAAGCCCACATATGAAAAACTCTACAAAGAAGTACCACAGTATAAACTGATCACACCTGCTGTTGTCTCTGAAAGATTGAAAGTCAGAGGTTCCCTCGCGAGAAGAGCACTCATTGAACTCAGAGAAAAAGGTatgattcattattatatttaattctcaaTCTTTACTCAGAATTATGTTATTAACCATATAATTTTACCagcaaactttataatttactgTTTCATATATagtgttttaaaaacatattttaaaccgatgaggcatatatatataacattttttttaaacatttcaatttacCTTAATACTAGAGAAAGGTAGATCCAATGTTTGTTTCTTTAAATGATGATCGATTAAACTGGAAAATCTGTGACAGTAAAATACTGATATATTGAGTCTGAATATAAGCTTGCATAAAATTCTCAAactgtttttattgatttgaatacTAAGAACATTGTTTTCTTTGCAGGCTTAATCAAGCAGGTAGTCCAACACCACGGCCAGGTGATTTACACAAGAGCAACTAAGGGAGATGACCCTGTTGCGTAAATTatgattaagtttaaataaaacaaaaaccaagttttgttttttatttaattaacattgaaTACACTGAATATtcagttcaaaataaatatagataacacTTTCAAtactatgtacataaatatttttctttataactttgcttaatttgttcaaatacaattttaatttcatcgtAATCCAGCTTTGTGTTTATCATCAATATCTACCATCGCAAATCTAATTGTAGGATAGAGATCGCGCAGGCGATCCTTAAAGATGGTAGCATGTTCTTCATTTGCAGTCTCAACAACTACATTAGcctgaaacaaattatttaagattGTGTATTTGTAGCAGAAGTTCTTGACATAAGTGATTTTAAATCAATCTCCTGGTACCTATCTAAAAAAACTTATCACACtggtaatattaattgtaaatttgagTTTTGTTTGTATGAGAGGCATAAAAAAGGCATTATTTTTGgaactataatttttaacaaaattacttaTACTATGTACCTGAATGCAAATTGATtcatatcttattaaataattatgcgAAATAAATATGACTAATGCTACACTAATCttcagaactaagatgttatgtctcatgCACTCGTAACAatgttaagtattgctgttaggcgatagaatatatgatgagtgggtggtacctaaccagatggGCTAGTTCAAAACCACCAAATATTTGTATCGTTATGgcgtgtaaatatttatatatgtatataaaataatgtcagtagagtatatatattaaattcagtaACCAGATCCAGCACACTTAAACCTACCCAAGTAATCCCGACATCGGTATGAACCCACATTTGTTCAGTGACCAAACTCTTTAGCACAGCGCGCTCCTCAGCAATCGTCTTAGCGAGCACCTCCAAGCCTCGGCAGTGGTCAGGAAGCGCTACCGCAAAGCGCATCATCCTTCCGCTCACACCGAGCCCTCGTTGAATCGTGCGTGATAATTTTCCTGAGTCTATATTACCGCCGCTGATTATACATACTGCACTGTAATAAGAAATAAAGGaaccataatttataaatattgttggcTGTTGTTACTGTTTCCCTAAATAACGGATTGTCCTGGAACATGtggcagttttttttaatgcatttctatttacattataaatgttgCAGAGTTCATAAGttcgtatatttaaaagataccgTTTTCCTCTTAACTCTGGCACGAGCCCCTGCATAACTGCTGCTAATGCACAAACCCCAGCACCGTCAGCTACGAGTCGCTCACGTTCAAGAAGACTTATCACAGCCCGAGCAATATAGGCTTCATCTACCACCAACTATTATGACAGAAGGATTTAGTGTTagtgaattttaaaaaacagttcaatttcaaatttttttttatcaatttatatatttgttatattaggTTATGATTTTTGCCAAAAGTTTATGGTAACAAAAGCGTATATAGTAACAACAAGTAAGTATAGTGTTTTCAAATATTCTAAatgttatacattaaataattcagTTAAAACTTTAACCATTCTATCTAATCTTCCTTTGATAGTAGCAAAAGCATTATCT harbors:
- the LOC125071113 gene encoding 40S ribosomal protein S25 encodes the protein MIYNKAYHYFATFNPPKKDAKSSAKQPQKTQKKKEGSSGGKAKKKKWSKGKVRDKLNNQVLFDKPTYEKLYKEVPQYKLITPAVVSERLKVRGSLARRALIELREKGLIKQVVQHHGQVIYTRATKGDDPVA